From one Trueperella pyogenes genomic stretch:
- a CDS encoding FMN-binding negative transcriptional regulator, which produces MYVAQQHAMDKTAAIEFASGVGMGQLVSVGSAGLNATFLPFNIETRGERLFAQFHLNRVNPQWKDSGEAMLIVQGPSAHISGLDFPAERPGQKLPTVPTLNYITVHLKGSLSIHDDEAWKQAHLAKLVEHFESEWRIGKHTSYELVRAAFVAMVGLELEITEVIGKAKLGQNLSSEAIVYTANHLRTRDTSACPVADLMEAIAIPWAKSRETRVAEARMLPLAFAHREDSRRYTVDYDWLWTNPPHNDGSPAVLRLTLTDGPTTSARTAAEAWLATLTEFGEGQRGSGGWAVDVVKMADKATCPGAHGDVVLDLISGGEDVADGIDAAATEAYEQIIAGSDLGVTWEQLPR; this is translated from the coding sequence ATGTACGTTGCTCAACAGCATGCTATGGATAAGACAGCCGCGATTGAGTTTGCCAGCGGCGTCGGCATGGGCCAACTCGTGTCCGTCGGTTCGGCAGGTTTGAACGCCACGTTCCTTCCCTTCAACATCGAGACCCGAGGGGAGCGATTGTTCGCGCAATTCCACCTCAATCGGGTTAACCCGCAGTGGAAGGATAGCGGTGAGGCGATGCTCATCGTCCAAGGCCCGAGCGCGCATATTTCCGGCCTCGACTTCCCGGCCGAGCGTCCCGGCCAGAAGCTTCCCACTGTCCCGACCCTCAATTACATCACGGTTCACCTTAAAGGCTCGCTCTCTATCCACGACGACGAAGCGTGGAAACAGGCGCACCTTGCCAAGCTCGTCGAGCATTTTGAGAGCGAGTGGAGGATAGGCAAGCACACATCCTACGAGCTTGTCCGTGCGGCCTTCGTCGCGATGGTTGGTCTTGAACTTGAGATCACGGAAGTGATTGGTAAGGCCAAGCTCGGCCAGAACCTGTCCTCCGAGGCGATTGTTTACACGGCGAACCATTTGCGCACTCGAGACACGTCGGCTTGTCCCGTCGCCGATCTTATGGAGGCCATCGCGATTCCGTGGGCCAAGAGCCGGGAGACGCGCGTGGCGGAGGCGCGCATGCTCCCTCTCGCGTTTGCGCACAGGGAAGACTCGCGCCGATACACAGTTGATTACGACTGGTTGTGGACCAACCCACCGCACAACGACGGCAGCCCTGCGGTTTTGCGTCTGACCCTCACCGATGGGCCGACGACGTCCGCCCGCACAGCTGCCGAAGCCTGGCTCGCCACACTAACCGAGTTTGGTGAGGGGCAGCGTGGAAGCGGAGGTTGGGCAGTCGACGTCGTGAAGATGGCCGACAAGGCTACGTGTCCGGGTGCACACGGGGACGTGGTTCTTGACCTTATTTCCGGTGGCGAGGATGTCGCCGACGGTATCGACGCCGCGGCGACTGAGGCATACGAACAGATTATCGCAGGTAGCGATCTTGGCGTGACATGGGAGCAGCTGCCGCGCTAA
- a CDS encoding SpaA isopeptide-forming pilin-related protein has translation MPLLKAIGSRRIFFVACVITICLAVVAGMLPGVQLAQADRERPRELSDFEGKSLNDRIRVSVEASSSSVPSGGGKITYTYTITNSREEASQEDRGRLGLAADGMYFQLTQSNVCNSIDWDLEHGFVQADSGEWLLPRGATVTGTCTTTITQNTTNTFMVELYDYYHKVSKATASTAVQVNYSGDAVGLSCDGLWFSSGSPEQKMQSYGVLGTINLSGYSVEPKLNFENVKATTRFSDGQSVSMNGSAALAVDPKSPENVYYVPRLRKDINERKPGEPEYASGGLWLYNAKTGANSQLTTWDKTPGTARLGVSPEGVLWSAASDGHLHRYDSQNKTWTNWGTVTLGTIGDTGETAVVYTFAPNYDNSLGSGDLAFDGLGNMWIIGSEAKTKKAFLYTIPRTELEQKGNPIFATMVGSMGQGRFNGIAFGPDGQLYGTTRDGVNKGGLHRIDKKTGQATRLADLPYSTEDLGSCSLPKPELRIEKTANPTKAVVDEGEIEYTISITNTGNLEATGVTFQDQLSEHKLNYVEGSATLNGEQWEYGQSAISKNSAAYVKSSQAEHYGTVGANDAAIIKFKVKPNRGQTAVCNQALVNFTGNPQVHGIATNDPNTPEENDPTCTPVYTPAIGLDKKGVATVQNEKGDFEPKTTVSQGDDQVKYLYYVSTNPNQPKGMAAERDENGFLTEAHVQQPENKKGTEELKNILVTDDKCSPVRPVLANGKNVGDRNLDDILQADERWQYECKQTLPLDKVTTNKAKVTATSVQSSTPLTDTDEWTVEPTGFKIEKTAKVTGADGVVNWEPNGSPVELKKAEDGKLRGTATYRVNVTNVGLIETFAPAITDDFPTPKGFVLEGLSWAEVDEAGHAGQSTPLGEDKPLPKVRIAKGASKTYEITAEVSVEDATQVDWEKARLCKTDKGGEPEFGLFNRVSMPRDADGEENNDACVPVTSPLLTVSVTKLGDNCDTDQRSCELPGASFSLYDADPTSADAKPLADAITVGENAARFTSKGLIAGMYWLVETAAPNGHVLMAEPVKFELGFDGIKLITTANASVAPDNAFHLRITDPTAGELPKAGSNGPTAFILAGIMLVAIGSLGYLMTTGCGPAWVRNRKGSQSRI, from the coding sequence ATGCCGTTGTTGAAGGCTATTGGGTCGCGCCGTATTTTCTTTGTTGCCTGCGTTATCACAATATGTTTGGCAGTAGTGGCGGGAATGCTTCCTGGTGTTCAGCTAGCCCAAGCTGATCGTGAACGCCCTCGTGAGTTGAGTGATTTTGAGGGTAAGTCTTTAAACGACAGGATTAGGGTCTCTGTTGAGGCTAGTTCGTCTAGTGTTCCCTCCGGCGGAGGCAAAATTACCTACACGTATACGATTACTAATTCGAGGGAAGAAGCTTCGCAAGAAGACCGCGGCCGTCTGGGTTTGGCAGCAGATGGTATGTATTTCCAGCTTACGCAATCGAATGTATGTAACAGCATTGACTGGGATCTTGAGCATGGATTCGTTCAAGCGGATAGTGGCGAATGGTTGCTTCCAAGAGGTGCTACAGTCACTGGAACGTGTACAACAACGATCACCCAGAATACAACGAACACTTTCATGGTGGAGCTTTACGATTATTACCATAAGGTCTCCAAGGCGACGGCATCCACAGCGGTGCAGGTGAATTATTCAGGAGATGCGGTGGGACTATCGTGCGATGGCTTGTGGTTCTCCTCTGGATCGCCAGAACAAAAGATGCAGTCATATGGAGTGTTGGGGACGATTAACTTATCGGGGTATTCGGTAGAGCCAAAGTTGAACTTTGAGAATGTAAAAGCCACTACTAGATTTTCTGATGGACAGTCAGTTTCTATGAATGGTTCTGCCGCCCTGGCTGTTGATCCGAAAAGTCCGGAGAACGTCTACTATGTGCCACGGTTGAGGAAAGATATAAACGAGCGTAAGCCTGGAGAACCCGAATATGCTTCCGGTGGTTTGTGGCTTTATAACGCCAAAACCGGTGCTAATTCGCAGCTGACAACATGGGATAAAACTCCAGGTACCGCTCGCTTGGGAGTCTCGCCGGAGGGTGTTCTTTGGTCGGCCGCATCCGATGGTCACTTACATCGATATGACTCCCAGAATAAGACATGGACAAACTGGGGGACGGTTACCCTCGGTACGATTGGTGACACCGGCGAAACTGCTGTCGTGTATACTTTTGCACCTAACTACGATAATTCCCTTGGTTCTGGGGACCTTGCCTTTGATGGTTTGGGAAACATGTGGATCATCGGATCGGAGGCAAAGACTAAGAAAGCCTTCCTCTACACAATCCCGCGTACAGAGCTAGAACAAAAAGGAAATCCCATTTTCGCCACTATGGTCGGAAGCATGGGTCAAGGGCGATTTAATGGAATCGCCTTCGGGCCGGATGGTCAACTGTATGGCACAACTCGTGATGGTGTAAATAAAGGTGGCCTGCACCGTATCGATAAGAAAACAGGACAAGCTACACGTTTAGCAGACTTGCCTTATTCGACGGAAGACCTGGGTTCCTGTTCGTTACCTAAGCCGGAGCTACGTATTGAGAAGACGGCGAATCCGACTAAAGCTGTGGTGGATGAAGGCGAGATTGAGTACACGATCTCGATTACTAATACAGGAAATCTTGAAGCGACGGGCGTGACGTTCCAAGACCAGCTCAGTGAACACAAGCTCAATTATGTTGAAGGCTCGGCCACTCTCAATGGTGAACAATGGGAGTATGGCCAAAGCGCAATTTCTAAAAACAGTGCAGCTTACGTGAAATCGTCACAAGCCGAGCACTACGGCACTGTGGGTGCTAACGACGCGGCAATTATCAAATTTAAAGTAAAGCCGAATCGTGGCCAGACCGCTGTTTGTAATCAAGCGCTTGTGAATTTTACGGGAAATCCGCAAGTGCATGGTATCGCTACTAATGATCCGAATACACCAGAAGAAAACGATCCGACGTGTACGCCTGTCTACACTCCAGCAATCGGTCTTGATAAAAAGGGCGTTGCTACTGTCCAGAATGAGAAAGGGGATTTTGAGCCTAAGACGACGGTCTCGCAAGGCGACGATCAGGTTAAATACCTGTACTACGTGAGCACGAACCCCAACCAGCCGAAGGGCATGGCCGCCGAGCGCGACGAGAATGGTTTCCTCACCGAAGCTCATGTGCAGCAGCCTGAAAATAAGAAAGGTACTGAAGAGCTGAAAAATATTCTGGTAACCGACGACAAGTGCAGTCCGGTTAGACCAGTTCTTGCAAACGGTAAAAATGTGGGTGATCGAAACTTAGACGACATTTTGCAGGCGGATGAAAGATGGCAATACGAGTGTAAGCAGACTTTGCCGCTTGACAAGGTCACGACGAACAAAGCAAAAGTGACCGCCACTTCCGTACAGTCCAGTACTCCATTGACCGATACGGACGAATGGACCGTCGAGCCAACCGGTTTCAAGATTGAGAAGACCGCGAAGGTCACGGGCGCCGACGGCGTCGTGAATTGGGAACCGAATGGCTCTCCAGTTGAGCTGAAGAAAGCGGAGGACGGAAAGCTGCGCGGGACGGCCACCTACCGCGTGAATGTGACCAACGTCGGCCTGATCGAGACGTTCGCGCCCGCTATCACCGATGATTTCCCGACGCCGAAGGGCTTCGTCCTCGAGGGACTCAGCTGGGCGGAGGTCGACGAGGCGGGCCACGCCGGCCAGTCGACCCCACTCGGCGAGGACAAGCCGCTGCCGAAGGTCCGCATCGCCAAGGGCGCGTCGAAGACCTATGAGATCACCGCGGAGGTCAGCGTCGAGGACGCCACGCAGGTCGACTGGGAGAAGGCCAGGCTTTGCAAGACCGACAAGGGCGGCGAGCCCGAGTTCGGCCTGTTCAACCGCGTGAGCATGCCTCGCGACGCGGACGGTGAAGAGAACAACGACGCCTGCGTCCCCGTCACCTCGCCGCTCCTGACCGTGAGCGTGACCAAGCTCGGCGACAACTGCGACACCGACCAGCGCTCCTGCGAACTGCCCGGCGCGTCCTTCTCCCTCTACGACGCCGACCCGACTTCGGCTGACGCGAAACCGCTGGCTGACGCCATCACCGTAGGGGAGAACGCGGCACGCTTCACCTCGAAGGGACTCATCGCGGGAATGTACTGGCTCGTCGAGACCGCCGCCCCGAACGGCCACGTGCTCATGGCGGAACCAGTGAAATTCGAGCTCGGCTTCGACGGGATCAAGCTGATCACGACGGCGAATGCGAGCGTCGCGCCCGACAACGCGTTCCACCTCCGCATCACCGACCCGACTGCCGGCGAACTACCAAAAGCAGGCAGCAACGGCCCAACGGCCTTCATCCTCGCGGGCATCATGCTCGTGGCGATCGGCTCCCTGGGCTACCTCATGACCACCGGCTGTGGGCCCGCCTGGGTTCGAAACCGGAAGGGTTCGCAGTCGCGAATCTGA